Proteins encoded within one genomic window of Kibdelosporangium phytohabitans:
- a CDS encoding GNAT family N-acetyltransferase: MEPIEINAGGFYLRALRADDLLDDRPAILCAFSDAEMRRWVADYRIADLADAGDYVRRRAREWDTGTRCSWAVAEPTTGELLGEVDLRGLDEGDPQAACWTHPGHRGRGVASTALGAAVRFGFGALELDRIGYQHDAGNTASRRVAEKCGFELTGESTHLGARLLHWVAVA, encoded by the coding sequence ATGGAGCCCATCGAGATCAACGCAGGCGGGTTCTACCTGCGTGCGTTGCGGGCGGACGACCTGCTCGACGACCGGCCTGCCATCCTCTGCGCCTTCTCGGACGCCGAGATGCGGCGCTGGGTCGCGGACTACCGGATCGCCGACCTGGCTGACGCGGGTGACTACGTGCGGCGGCGCGCGCGGGAGTGGGACACGGGCACGCGGTGCTCGTGGGCTGTGGCCGAGCCGACCACGGGCGAGTTACTCGGCGAGGTGGATCTGCGCGGGCTCGACGAAGGCGATCCGCAGGCAGCGTGCTGGACGCATCCCGGCCACCGCGGCCGGGGCGTGGCCAGCACGGCGCTCGGCGCGGCTGTGCGGTTCGGATTCGGTGCGCTGGAACTCGACCGGATCGGTTACCAGCACGACGCGGGCAACACCGCGTCCAGGCGCGTGGCCGAGAAGTGCGGCTTCGAACTCACCGGCGAGAGCACGCACCTCGGCGCCCGGCTACTGCATTGGGTCGCTGTTGCCTGA
- a CDS encoding WXG100 family type VII secretion target: MTQEITRWRGFSHAELYAQLHTGPGAAASAVPAQRWADIASDFAAITRDLAKAVTEARTGWQGESATSAFTQIGEVAAWADRVSESASSMRLSVEQQADHIGQARANMPAPGGDPSPRLDPAVDPAAQVLALQSDHEPVERATSEAARRAYEDMQTYQNDTTATTEGLTRFDETVDTSAVLPGYDAGRRGGAAASPVSVTPIPSQSTVPRGEQLVSAASADFFALPADEPEVRARPVAAEPLGPGSGAAALPAQRTSTVRRAASRKPVPLDVHPLAPVAPSTGTPGTTSDRVTSRRIGEPLVIAQDGAEPRKRRRDRNELDKITERVEGVDAEVPPPVIGGGPYRP; encoded by the coding sequence GTGACGCAGGAAATCACGCGCTGGCGCGGATTCAGCCACGCCGAGTTGTACGCGCAGCTGCACACCGGGCCCGGCGCGGCGGCGTCGGCGGTGCCCGCGCAGCGGTGGGCGGACATCGCGTCGGACTTCGCCGCGATCACCCGTGACCTGGCCAAAGCGGTCACCGAGGCGCGAACCGGGTGGCAGGGCGAGTCGGCGACGTCGGCGTTCACGCAGATCGGCGAGGTCGCCGCGTGGGCGGACCGGGTGAGCGAGAGCGCGTCGAGCATGCGGCTGAGCGTCGAACAGCAGGCCGACCACATCGGCCAGGCCCGCGCGAACATGCCCGCACCCGGCGGCGACCCGTCGCCGCGGCTCGATCCCGCGGTGGACCCGGCCGCGCAGGTGCTGGCGTTGCAGTCGGATCACGAGCCGGTCGAGCGCGCCACGTCGGAAGCCGCCCGGCGGGCGTACGAAGACATGCAGACGTACCAGAACGACACGACAGCAACGACCGAAGGCCTGACCCGATTCGACGAAACCGTTGACACGTCGGCGGTTCTGCCTGGCTACGACGCCGGCCGACGCGGCGGTGCCGCAGCGTCGCCGGTCTCCGTAACGCCGATTCCCTCGCAGAGCACGGTTCCCCGCGGCGAACAGCTGGTTTCGGCTGCCTCGGCGGATTTCTTCGCCCTGCCCGCCGACGAGCCGGAGGTGCGTGCCCGGCCGGTCGCCGCCGAGCCCCTCGGCCCCGGTAGCGGCGCGGCGGCCCTTCCGGCGCAACGGACTTCGACCGTTCGGCGGGCTGCGAGCCGCAAACCCGTTCCGCTGGACGTGCATCCGCTCGCGCCGGTCGCCCCGTCAACCGGAACGCCCGGCACTACGTCCGATCGGGTGACGTCCAGGCGGATCGGTGAACCGCTGGTCATCGCGCAGGACGGCGCGGAACCACGGAAGCGCAGGCGCGACAGGAACGAACTGGACAAGATAACGGAGCGTGTCGAAGGAGTCGACGCAGAGGTACCTCCTCCCGTCATCGGCGGCGGGCCGTATCGTCCATGA
- a CDS encoding ESX secretion-associated protein EspG, with translation MTMFDTGLDAGGLGAPFSLTPLEFDVLWEHLDLGDMPLILKVPSPGRTNAERAELVTRAWQSLEAKGFGRQVSPDPRLAGLLRLAARPNRELDGRLWLGRAVRVFAAADGDAGVLAVQENDRLTFRGADGPGLPRHALSVLPQEKAGPGHSVTLPSKDFETAAREASAPKEFEAALRRRGLRDHDARTLREMIGDVVRQGQFGGAARDKWGRRVRTARVISFFDTPAGRYLQIRKESGGGGEAWTTISPADHKRLLQHLTELHAEDVS, from the coding sequence ATGACGATGTTCGACACCGGACTTGACGCGGGCGGCTTGGGCGCACCGTTCAGCCTGACGCCGCTGGAGTTCGACGTGCTGTGGGAGCACCTCGACCTCGGCGATATGCCCCTCATCCTGAAAGTCCCCTCACCGGGCCGGACCAACGCCGAACGGGCCGAACTGGTGACGCGGGCGTGGCAGTCGCTGGAAGCGAAGGGCTTCGGCAGGCAGGTCAGTCCCGACCCCCGGCTGGCCGGGCTGCTGCGCCTGGCGGCACGGCCGAACCGCGAGCTGGACGGCAGGCTGTGGCTGGGCCGCGCCGTCCGGGTGTTCGCTGCGGCGGACGGGGACGCGGGCGTGCTCGCGGTCCAGGAGAACGACCGGCTGACCTTCCGCGGCGCGGACGGCCCCGGCCTGCCCAGGCACGCGTTGTCCGTGCTGCCGCAGGAGAAAGCCGGGCCGGGGCATTCGGTCACGTTGCCGAGCAAGGACTTCGAAACCGCGGCGCGAGAAGCGTCCGCGCCCAAGGAGTTCGAGGCCGCGCTGCGCCGCAGGGGCCTGCGCGATCACGACGCGCGGACGTTGCGCGAGATGATCGGCGACGTGGTGCGCCAAGGTCAGTTCGGCGGTGCCGCGCGGGACAAGTGGGGCCGCCGGGTCCGCACCGCCCGCGTGATCAGCTTCTTCGACACCCCGGCGGGCCGTTACCTGCAGATCCGCAAGGAGTCCGGCGGCGGCGGGGAGGCCTGGACCACGATCTCACCCGCCGACCACAAGCGACTGCTGCAACACCTGACCGAACTGCACGCCGAAGACGTCAGCTGA
- the glpD gene encoding glycerol-3-phosphate dehydrogenase, whose amino-acid sequence MASRKPGQPVRTADPATVAGRLGPSEREDTWRRLGEETFDLVVIGGGVVGAGTALDAATRGLRVALVEARDLASGTSSRSSKLFHGGLRYLEQLEFGLVREALRERELMLTRIAPHLVKPVPFLYPLTHRVWERPYTAAGLFLYDTMGGARSVPGQKHLTRAGALRMVPALKRDALIGGIRYFDAHSDDARHTMTVARTAAHYGAVVRTSTQVVGMVREADRVSGVRVRDVEDGREIEVQANAVINATGVWTDELQRLSGSRGRFRVRASKGVHIVVPRDRIVSESGLILRTEKSVLFVIPWGSHWIVGTTDTDWNLDLAHPAATKADIDYILDHVNTVLATPLTHDDIEGVYAGLRPLLAGESEETSKLSREHAVARVAPGFVAIAGGKYTTYRVMAADAVDAAAVDLPGRIQPSITDKVPLLGADGYHALVNQADQLAAKAGVHPYRVRHLLNRYGSMVHQVLALAENRPELLKPVAAAPDYLQVEVVYATSHEGALHLEDVLARRTRISIEYAHRGVDAAEQVASLMAEVLGWDDATRKREVEVYAARVQAERDSQMQPSDEAADALRSKAPEARAEIVEPVS is encoded by the coding sequence GTGGCCAGCCGCAAGCCGGGGCAACCGGTCCGCACCGCCGACCCCGCGACCGTCGCCGGTCGCCTCGGGCCGTCCGAACGCGAGGACACCTGGCGCAGACTCGGCGAGGAGACGTTCGACCTGGTCGTGATCGGTGGCGGGGTGGTCGGCGCGGGCACCGCGCTGGACGCCGCGACCCGTGGCCTGCGAGTGGCCCTTGTGGAGGCTCGTGACCTGGCGTCCGGCACGTCGAGCCGGTCGTCCAAGTTGTTCCACGGCGGACTGCGCTACCTCGAGCAACTCGAGTTCGGGCTGGTGCGCGAGGCGCTGCGGGAACGTGAGCTGATGCTCACCAGGATCGCGCCGCACCTGGTGAAACCGGTGCCCTTCCTCTACCCGCTGACCCACCGGGTCTGGGAGCGGCCGTACACCGCGGCCGGTCTGTTCCTGTACGACACGATGGGCGGCGCGCGGTCCGTGCCCGGCCAGAAACACCTGACCAGGGCCGGTGCGCTGCGGATGGTGCCCGCCTTGAAGCGGGACGCGCTCATCGGCGGCATCCGCTACTTCGACGCCCACTCGGACGACGCGCGGCACACGATGACGGTGGCGCGGACGGCGGCGCACTACGGCGCGGTGGTCCGGACGTCCACGCAGGTCGTCGGCATGGTCAGGGAGGCCGACCGGGTCTCGGGTGTGCGCGTGCGCGACGTCGAGGACGGCCGCGAGATCGAGGTCCAGGCCAACGCCGTGATCAACGCGACCGGCGTGTGGACCGACGAGTTGCAGCGGCTGTCCGGCAGCCGCGGCCGGTTCCGGGTGCGCGCCAGCAAAGGCGTGCACATCGTGGTCCCGCGTGACCGGATCGTGTCGGAATCCGGGCTGATCCTGCGCACAGAGAAATCAGTTCTGTTCGTGATCCCCTGGGGCAGTCACTGGATCGTGGGAACGACCGACACGGACTGGAATCTCGACCTGGCGCACCCGGCCGCGACCAAAGCGGACATCGACTACATCCTCGACCACGTCAACACGGTCCTCGCGACCCCGTTGACGCACGACGACATCGAAGGCGTCTACGCCGGGCTGCGGCCGCTGCTGGCCGGGGAGAGCGAGGAAACCTCGAAGCTGTCCCGCGAGCACGCCGTCGCCCGTGTTGCCCCGGGTTTCGTGGCCATCGCCGGTGGCAAGTACACGACGTACCGCGTGATGGCGGCGGATGCCGTGGACGCCGCCGCGGTGGACCTGCCCGGCCGGATCCAACCGTCCATCACGGACAAGGTGCCGCTGCTCGGCGCCGACGGCTACCACGCGCTGGTCAACCAGGCGGATCAGCTCGCCGCGAAGGCGGGCGTGCACCCGTACCGCGTGCGGCACCTGCTCAACCGGTACGGCTCGATGGTCCACCAGGTGCTCGCGCTGGCCGAGAACCGCCCCGAGCTGCTCAAACCGGTCGCCGCGGCGCCCGACTACCTCCAGGTCGAGGTCGTGTACGCGACCAGCCACGAGGGTGCGCTGCACCTGGAGGACGTGCTGGCCCGGCGGACCAGGATCTCGATCGAGTACGCGCACCGCGGTGTCGACGCGGCCGAGCAGGTGGCGTCGCTGATGGCCGAGGTCCTCGGCTGGGACGACGCGACCCGAAAGCGTGAAGTCGAGGTGTACGCCGCACGCGTGCAGGCCGAACGCGACTCGCAGATGCAGCCGAGCGACGAGGCGGCGGACGCGTTGCGGTCCAAGGCGCCCGAGGCTCGGGCGGAGATCGTCGAACCGGTCAGCTGA
- a CDS encoding MIP/aquaporin family protein, with protein MGAGEIFLWEVLGTAVLILLGTGVVANQVLRDTLGNGTGFLFVNFGWAFAVFAGASIAAPSGAHLNPAVTLGLAVTGKTDWADVPIYVLAQLVGAIIGATLCWLTYKLQFDTHPEPQNTLGIFSTAPTVRHPLWNTVTEVIGTFVLVGWILLSPAAKTAGTDGVPQFGNSALGYAGVAFVVLVIGTSLGGPTGYAINPARDLGPRIAYAILPIRGKGSADWGYSWVPIVGPLIGALLAGLLYLVLPV; from the coding sequence ATGGGCGCGGGTGAGATATTCCTATGGGAGGTGCTCGGCACCGCGGTACTGATCTTGCTGGGTACCGGTGTGGTGGCCAACCAGGTATTGCGGGACACGCTCGGTAACGGCACCGGTTTCCTGTTCGTGAACTTCGGCTGGGCGTTCGCCGTGTTCGCCGGCGCGAGCATCGCGGCGCCGAGCGGCGCGCACCTCAACCCGGCGGTCACGCTCGGCCTCGCGGTCACGGGCAAGACCGACTGGGCGGACGTGCCGATCTACGTCCTCGCGCAGCTGGTCGGCGCGATCATCGGCGCGACGCTGTGCTGGCTGACGTACAAGCTGCAGTTCGACACGCACCCGGAACCGCAGAACACACTGGGGATCTTCTCGACCGCACCGACCGTGCGCCATCCACTGTGGAACACCGTGACCGAGGTGATCGGCACGTTCGTGCTGGTCGGCTGGATCCTGCTGAGCCCGGCGGCCAAGACCGCGGGCACGGACGGCGTGCCGCAGTTCGGCAACTCGGCGCTGGGGTACGCCGGTGTCGCGTTCGTCGTGCTGGTGATCGGTACGTCACTCGGCGGGCCGACGGGTTACGCCATCAACCCGGCACGCGACCTCGGCCCGCGCATCGCGTACGCGATCCTGCCGATCCGCGGCAAGGGCAGCGCCGACTGGGGCTACTCGTGGGTGCCGATCGTCGGCCCGCTGATCGGTGCGCTGCTCGCCGGACTGCTCTACCTCGTACTGCCCGTCTGA
- the glpK gene encoding glycerol kinase GlpK, whose product MAQYVAAIDQGTTSTRCMIFSHDGRVVSVDQMEHEQIFPKAGWVEHNPEEVWRNTREVAAGAVAKADLHVSDIAAVGITNQRETAVVWDKATGKPVYNAIVWQDTRTDKIVNELGALGGGQERYRAKTGLPLATYFSGPKVRWILDNVDGVRERAERGELLFGNMDTWVLWNMTGGPEGGVHVTDPTNASRTMLMDLDTLRWDAEIAGEMGIPLSMLPEIRSSSEVYGNVREKGALAGVPIAGILGDQQAATFGQACLSPGEAKNTYGTGNFVLLNTGTEKVMSENGLLTTVCYKIGTNDTVYALEGSIAVTGSLVQWIRDNLGMITTAAEIEEHARSVEDNGGCYFVPAFSGLFAPYWRSDARGAIVGLTRFVNKGHLARAVLEATAFQSREVIDAMNADSGVPLKALKVDGGMVANELLMQFQADILDVPVIRPVVAETTALGAAYAAGLAVGFWSGEDDIRNNWAKDKQWEPALDETKREALFSEWKKAVTKTFDWVTD is encoded by the coding sequence ATGGCCCAGTACGTGGCCGCGATCGACCAGGGCACGACGTCCACCCGCTGCATGATCTTCAGCCACGACGGCCGGGTGGTCTCCGTGGACCAGATGGAACACGAGCAGATCTTCCCCAAGGCAGGGTGGGTCGAGCACAACCCCGAGGAAGTCTGGCGCAACACCCGCGAGGTGGCCGCGGGTGCCGTGGCCAAAGCGGACCTGCACGTCTCCGACATCGCGGCGGTCGGCATCACCAACCAGCGCGAGACCGCGGTGGTGTGGGACAAGGCGACCGGGAAACCCGTCTACAACGCGATCGTCTGGCAGGACACCAGGACCGACAAGATCGTCAACGAGCTCGGCGCGCTGGGCGGCGGGCAGGAGCGCTACCGCGCGAAGACCGGGCTGCCGCTGGCGACGTACTTCTCCGGCCCCAAGGTCCGCTGGATACTGGACAATGTGGACGGTGTGCGTGAGCGCGCGGAACGCGGCGAGCTGCTGTTCGGCAACATGGACACCTGGGTGCTGTGGAACATGACCGGCGGCCCCGAGGGTGGCGTGCACGTCACGGACCCGACGAACGCGTCCCGGACGATGCTGATGGACCTGGACACCCTGCGGTGGGACGCGGAGATCGCCGGTGAGATGGGCATTCCGCTGTCGATGCTGCCGGAGATCCGGTCATCGTCGGAGGTCTACGGCAACGTGCGGGAGAAGGGCGCGCTGGCGGGCGTGCCGATCGCCGGGATCCTCGGCGACCAGCAGGCGGCGACGTTCGGCCAGGCCTGCCTGTCGCCCGGCGAGGCCAAGAACACCTACGGCACCGGCAACTTCGTCCTGCTCAACACCGGCACAGAGAAGGTGATGAGCGAGAACGGCCTGCTGACAACGGTCTGTTACAAGATCGGCACCAACGACACGGTGTACGCGCTGGAAGGCTCGATCGCCGTGACGGGCTCGCTGGTGCAGTGGATCCGCGACAACCTCGGCATGATCACCACCGCGGCGGAGATCGAGGAACACGCCCGCAGCGTGGAGGACAACGGCGGCTGCTACTTCGTCCCGGCGTTCTCCGGCCTGTTCGCGCCGTACTGGCGGTCCGACGCGCGCGGCGCGATCGTCGGCCTGACCAGGTTCGTCAACAAGGGACACTTGGCCCGCGCGGTGCTGGAAGCCACGGCGTTCCAGTCCCGCGAGGTGATCGACGCGATGAACGCGGACTCGGGCGTGCCGCTGAAGGCGTTGAAGGTGGACGGCGGGATGGTCGCCAACGAACTGCTGATGCAGTTCCAGGCGGACATCCTGGACGTGCCGGTGATCCGCCCGGTGGTCGCCGAGACGACGGCTCTGGGCGCGGCCTACGCGGCCGGCCTGGCGGTGGGTTTCTGGTCCGGTGAGGACGACATCCGCAACAACTGGGCCAAAGACAAGCAATGGGAGCCCGCGCTCGACGAGACCAAGCGCGAAGCGCTGTTCAGCGAGTGGAAGAAGGCGGTCACGAAGACCTTCGACTGGGTGACCGACTGA
- a CDS encoding NUDIX hydrolase produces the protein MSQDQGAWQVFGERTVYDNRWVRLELADVQAPNGERMDYHVVSLDRIAIALVVDDQDRALMLWRYRFPVGQWGYELLGGLVEQGEDPAVAAARETVEESGWRPVGESEHLISFEPLPGQVRAPVDVYLWRAAEHVGDPTDTEEVGRVEWVPLSRIPELAQQGKLLGAGALVPLMYYIATR, from the coding sequence GTGAGTCAGGATCAAGGTGCGTGGCAGGTTTTCGGCGAACGGACCGTCTACGACAACAGGTGGGTCCGGCTGGAGCTCGCGGACGTGCAGGCCCCCAACGGGGAACGCATGGACTACCACGTGGTGAGCCTCGACCGGATCGCCATCGCGTTGGTCGTGGACGATCAGGACAGGGCGTTGATGTTGTGGCGTTACCGGTTCCCTGTCGGCCAATGGGGATACGAGCTGCTGGGTGGCCTGGTCGAACAGGGCGAGGACCCGGCTGTCGCGGCCGCGCGGGAAACCGTCGAGGAAAGCGGGTGGCGGCCGGTGGGCGAGTCCGAGCACCTGATCAGCTTCGAGCCGCTGCCCGGACAGGTCAGGGCGCCGGTGGACGTCTACCTGTGGCGCGCGGCCGAGCACGTCGGCGACCCGACCGACACCGAGGAAGTCGGTCGCGTCGAATGGGTTCCGCTCAGCCGAATCCCGGAGTTGGCCCAGCAGGGGAAACTTCTCGGTGCGGGCGCGCTCGTGCCGCTCATGTACTACATCGCGACGCGCTGA
- a CDS encoding DUF4231 domain-containing protein: MTEPTSPLFTWHQLPPFFQDADASAVRVKRRYFGQLRLSLILLFVAAASGAASLKFGGSGVDWAGVLAALAFLASLVVRFYIEQQQDENRWYESRTAAESCKTLAWRYAVCGDPFPEAMPAAEARQLYIHRLRELSRNLRIVDVSSGNDVNEDMERCRAASKAQRISTYRVGRLTEQVDWYSKVAAQRDRQSRVWRAIALVGELVGVGAGALKASGVTSIDLLGVVSAAVAGITAWLHAKQLHTEAASYSLTAREIRHVLSLVDEDMDGEQWAEFVDEAEGTISKEHTMWSAGRTGRTPLKDL, encoded by the coding sequence ATGACCGAGCCGACCAGCCCTCTCTTCACGTGGCACCAACTGCCACCGTTCTTCCAGGACGCCGACGCCAGCGCTGTCAGGGTGAAGCGCCGCTACTTCGGGCAGTTACGGCTGAGCCTGATCCTGCTCTTCGTCGCCGCGGCCAGCGGGGCGGCGTCCCTGAAGTTCGGCGGCTCCGGCGTCGACTGGGCGGGAGTCCTCGCCGCGCTGGCGTTCCTCGCCTCGCTCGTCGTCCGGTTCTACATCGAGCAGCAACAGGACGAGAACCGGTGGTACGAGAGCCGCACCGCGGCGGAGTCGTGCAAGACGCTCGCCTGGCGGTATGCCGTCTGCGGAGATCCGTTCCCGGAGGCCATGCCCGCCGCCGAGGCGCGTCAGCTCTACATCCACCGCCTGCGTGAGCTCAGCCGCAACCTGCGGATCGTGGACGTCTCCAGCGGCAACGACGTCAACGAGGACATGGAACGCTGCCGCGCGGCGAGCAAAGCCCAGCGCATCAGCACCTACCGGGTGGGCCGCCTGACCGAACAGGTCGACTGGTACTCGAAGGTCGCGGCGCAGCGGGACCGCCAGTCGCGGGTGTGGCGCGCGATCGCTCTGGTCGGTGAACTGGTCGGAGTCGGCGCCGGAGCGCTCAAGGCGTCCGGCGTGACGTCCATTGACCTGCTCGGTGTCGTCAGCGCCGCCGTTGCCGGGATAACCGCGTGGCTGCACGCCAAACAGCTGCACACCGAAGCCGCGTCGTACAGCCTCACGGCCCGCGAGATCCGGCACGTCCTGTCCCTCGTCGACGAGGACATGGACGGCGAGCAGTGGGCCGAGTTCGTCGACGAGGCAGAAGGAACGATCTCCAAGGAACACACCATGTGGAGCGCGGGCCGGACCGGCCGCACCCCGCTGAAGGACCTCTGA
- a CDS encoding class F sortase, whose amino-acid sequence MRKWLGGAVVALALVLGACSGEQAAAPRPAENTSVAPPQADQADQREQTALSASTPTEVSIPKIGAHSTLVPLGLNPDETVQVPPVTQPMQAGWYDKAPTPGEIGPAVILGHVDGDHKPGIFYKLKEMAAGDEIFVSRSDGTKVRFVADRVKQVSKDAFPTDEVYGDTTKPELRLITCGGVFDKGARSYKDNIIVFATMQPAGR is encoded by the coding sequence ATGCGGAAATGGCTGGGTGGCGCGGTTGTCGCGTTGGCCTTGGTGCTGGGTGCTTGTTCGGGGGAGCAGGCCGCGGCGCCGCGACCGGCGGAGAACACCTCCGTCGCGCCGCCTCAGGCGGACCAGGCGGACCAGCGGGAACAGACCGCGCTGTCCGCCTCGACACCGACGGAGGTCTCGATCCCGAAGATCGGCGCGCACTCCACGTTGGTGCCGCTCGGGCTCAATCCGGATGAGACAGTGCAGGTCCCGCCTGTGACACAACCGATGCAGGCGGGCTGGTACGACAAGGCACCGACCCCAGGGGAGATCGGGCCCGCGGTGATCCTCGGTCACGTGGACGGTGACCACAAACCGGGAATCTTCTACAAGCTCAAGGAGATGGCCGCGGGCGACGAGATATTCGTGTCCCGCAGCGACGGGACCAAGGTGCGGTTCGTCGCCGACCGGGTGAAGCAGGTGTCGAAGGACGCGTTCCCGACGGACGAGGTGTACGGGGACACCACGAAACCGGAACTGCGCCTGATCACCTGCGGCGGCGTGTTCGACAAGGGCGCCCGCAGCTACAAGGACAACATCATCGTCTTCGCGACGATGCAGCCCGCCGGGCGCTGA
- a CDS encoding SixA phosphatase family protein translates to MTVRTLLILRHASAANAVDLADVERPLTPIGREEATKVGRDLAAMRPEHVLCSPALRTRQTWDRVRAELANQPAVTFDQSMYLAGVDTLRELVWQTGDDVTTLLLIGHNPAVHELAWVLLGEQAPQRFPPASLAAVEFDGDWPEL, encoded by the coding sequence ATGACCGTCCGCACGCTGCTGATACTCCGGCATGCCAGCGCCGCGAACGCGGTGGATCTCGCCGACGTGGAGCGCCCGCTGACCCCGATCGGCCGCGAGGAGGCCACCAAGGTCGGACGGGACCTGGCGGCGATGCGCCCGGAGCACGTGCTGTGCTCGCCCGCGCTGCGGACGCGGCAGACCTGGGACCGCGTGCGCGCGGAGCTGGCGAACCAGCCGGCGGTCACCTTCGACCAGAGCATGTACCTGGCCGGTGTGGACACCTTGCGCGAACTGGTGTGGCAGACCGGCGACGACGTGACCACCCTGCTGCTGATCGGCCACAACCCGGCGGTGCACGAGCTGGCCTGGGTCCTGCTCGGCGAGCAGGCACCGCAGCGCTTCCCACCGGCGAGCCTCGCGGCGGTCGAGTTCGACGGGGACTGGCCGGAACTCTAG
- a CDS encoding LLM class flavin-dependent oxidoreductase — translation MRFSVNIPNFGDFADPEAVAVLAQAVEHAGWDGLFVWDHVVHEKNLARDIADPWILLTAAAMVTSRIRLGTMITPVARRRPQKLAREVTTLDRLTGGRMVLGVGLGEPMEDEYGSFGEPTSRRVLAERLDEGLTVLDRLWSGERTTYEGKHVTVRDVMFRPTPVQRPRVPIWVGGRWPNLPPMRRAARWDGAMPMLSGAWQAEPPPLEEVTAAGTFLQSARAEAGLADEPFDFIVGGSSPDGEWPVLQSLADAGVTWWDERMPFGELLDNADAIRRRVDQGPPRLP, via the coding sequence ATGCGATTCTCGGTCAACATCCCCAACTTCGGCGACTTCGCCGACCCTGAGGCCGTCGCCGTCCTCGCCCAGGCGGTCGAACACGCGGGGTGGGACGGGTTGTTCGTGTGGGACCACGTCGTGCACGAGAAGAACCTCGCCAGGGACATCGCCGACCCGTGGATCCTGCTCACGGCCGCCGCCATGGTCACCAGCCGGATCAGGCTGGGCACGATGATCACCCCGGTCGCCCGCCGCAGGCCGCAGAAGCTGGCCCGCGAGGTGACCACGCTGGACCGGCTGACCGGGGGCCGGATGGTCCTCGGCGTCGGCCTGGGCGAGCCGATGGAGGACGAATACGGTTCGTTCGGCGAGCCGACATCGCGGCGGGTGCTCGCCGAACGCCTCGACGAGGGGCTGACCGTGCTCGACCGGCTCTGGTCCGGCGAGCGCACCACATATGAAGGCAAGCACGTGACGGTGCGAGATGTGATGTTCCGGCCGACGCCCGTGCAACGGCCACGTGTGCCGATCTGGGTGGGTGGCAGGTGGCCGAACCTGCCGCCGATGCGGCGGGCGGCCAGGTGGGACGGGGCCATGCCGATGTTGTCCGGTGCGTGGCAGGCGGAGCCGCCGCCGCTGGAGGAGGTCACCGCGGCGGGCACGTTCTTACAGTCCGCGCGTGCCGAGGCAGGGCTGGCGGACGAGCCGTTCGACTTCATCGTCGGCGGGTCCAGCCCGGACGGCGAGTGGCCGGTGCTCCAGTCGCTGGCCGACGCGGGCGTGACGTGGTGGGACGAGCGCATGCCGTTCGGCGAGCTGCTCGACAACGCCGACGCCATCCGCCGCCGAGTCGACCAGGGGCCGCCGAGGTTGCCGTGA
- a CDS encoding class F sortase — protein sequence MIAVRAWLGAAAVLFVLVGCAGCGGDDGEPVAPVGQASTVDSGAAPAVHGVASLPPSTPTEIAIPKIGARSSLVLLGLNADRTIQVPPVDQPMQAGWYDKAPTPGEVGPAIVLGHVDGNKKPGIFHRLKELVVGDEIAVSRQDGKTAQFKVTHVEQIAKREFPTDKVYGDTQGPELRLITCGGQFDHAAHSYKDNIIVYAALIPPVS from the coding sequence CTGATTGCCGTGCGGGCATGGCTGGGTGCCGCGGCCGTCCTCTTTGTCCTGGTCGGCTGCGCCGGGTGCGGCGGTGACGACGGTGAGCCGGTCGCACCGGTCGGACAGGCGTCCACAGTAGACTCCGGGGCCGCGCCTGCCGTGCACGGCGTGGCGTCGCTGCCCCCGTCGACGCCGACCGAGATCGCCATCCCGAAGATCGGCGCCCGGTCGTCGCTCGTCCTGCTCGGCCTGAACGCGGACCGGACGATCCAGGTGCCGCCGGTCGACCAGCCGATGCAAGCGGGCTGGTACGACAAGGCGCCGACACCGGGTGAGGTCGGTCCCGCGATCGTCCTCGGCCACGTCGACGGCAACAAGAAGCCGGGGATCTTCCACCGGCTCAAGGAACTGGTCGTCGGCGACGAGATCGCCGTGTCCAGGCAGGACGGCAAGACGGCGCAGTTCAAGGTCACGCACGTCGAGCAGATCGCCAAGCGCGAGTTCCCGACCGACAAGGTGTACGGCGACACCCAGGGGCCGGAGCTGCGCCTGATCACGTGCGGCGGCCAGTTCGACCACGCGGCCCACAGCTACAAGGACAACATCATCGTCTACGCGGCCTTGATCCCTCCAGTGTCCTGA